One genomic window of Magnolia sinica isolate HGM2019 chromosome 3, MsV1, whole genome shotgun sequence includes the following:
- the LOC131239212 gene encoding UPF0481 protein At3g47200-like gives MKGKETPMNWVIKIEGERLQMCPSQEAEIWKRRSIYRVPEHAKALNKKAYEPLTVAFGPYHHNDKHLMPMEEHKKRALLHFLKRTNKHLQEFVKPLEEVVLELMDSYDKLDEECRDRERFLQMMVLDGCFLLEILHTTKEIPEDYAKNDPIFSKQGMYCIMPYIRRDMLMIENQIPLLVLEKLEAVVKGTTDVPIVKGTTKDDKQSLNSLILKFCTANWEATKEMGTPGLHVLDVYRKSMLGPCKIGPNQSQKTPSKIMRSAMELREGGIHFRKSNTNSLKDIDFENCGTLKLPAITIDDATEHTFLNLMAFERLHNGVDQPAVTSYVFFMDNIIDTAKDVHLLRSKGIINNALGSDDAVAKLFNSITNDITLDPECRLRVLHQNVNLYCTKRRNRWMANLRHYYVHNPWAIISIIAAIFLLVIAALQNVYTVLPYYRNNS, from the exons atgaagggaaaagaaacACCGATGAACTGGGTAATCAAAATTGAGGGGGAACGCTTGCAAATGTGTCCATCACAGGAGGCTGAGATTTGGAAAAGACGTTCGATTTACAGAGTACCCGAGCATGCTAAGGCCCTCAACAAGAAAGCCTATGAGCCATTGACAGTCGCCTTCGGTCCCTACCATCACAATGACAAGCACCTGATGCCCATGGAGGAACACAAGAAAAGAGCTCTGCTTCACTTTCTCAAGAGAACAAATAAACACTTGCAAGAGTTTGTAAAACCACTAGAGGAAGTGGTGCTAGAACTTATGGACTCTTACGATAAGCTTGATGAGGAATGCAGAGATAGAGAGAGGTTCTTGCAGATGATGGTCCTAGATGGATGTTTCTTGCTCGAGATCTTACATACAACAAAGGAGATCCCTGAAGACTATGCCAAAAATGACCCCATCTTCAGCAAGCAAGGAATGTACTGTATTATGCCTTATATCAGGAGGGACATGCTGATGATTGAAAACCAGATTCCTCTATTGGTTTTAGAGAAGTTAGAAGCTGTTGTAAAAGGAACAACTGATGTACCTATTGTAAAAGGAACAAccaag GATGATAAGCAGTCCTTAAACAGCCTCATATTGAAGTTCTGCACAGCCAATTGGGAGGCCACGAAAGAAATGGGCACCCCAGGCCTCCATGTGTTGGACGTGTACCGGAAAAGCATGCTAGGCCCCTGTAAAATAGGTCCTAACCAATCTCAGAAAACCCCCAGCAAGATCATGCGGTCTGCAATGGAGCTTCGTGAGGGTGGAATTCACTTCAGGAAGAGCAATACCAACAGCCTCAAAGACATTGACTTTGAAAATTGTGGCACCCTAAAACTCCCAGCCATAACCATCGACGATGCCACGGAGCACACATTCCTCAATCTGATGGCCTTTGAGCGGCTCCACAATGGTGTTGATCAACCTGCAGTTACATCCTACGTCTTCTTCATGGACAACATCATCGACACAGCTAAAGACGTACACCTCCTACGGTCAAAAGGGATCATCAACAATGCACTGGGGAGCGATGATGCAGTTGCAAAGCTCTTCAATAGCATAACGAATGACATTACCCTCGACCCCGAATGTAGACTGAGGGTGCTGCACCAGAATGTGAACCTCTACTGCACTAAGAGAAGGAATAGGTGGATGGCTAACCTCAGGCACTACTATGTTCATAACCCTTGGGCAATTATCTCCATCATTGCAGCCATCTTCCTTTTGGTCATTGCTGCACTCCAGAACGTATACACAGTCCTTCCTTACTACAGAAATAATAGCTGA
- the LOC131241353 gene encoding UPF0481 protein At3g47200-like, translated as MLVSQISSPGDWVTNVDLELQGSLPKPIWNKQSIYKISEGFGNPERKEAYKPKLVSFGPYHYGESQLKPVEDHKHRVLIHFLGRANKSACDCVAAVEGVVQQLMDSYDQLAEEWRDRRRFLQLMIRDGCFMMEILRNVGKSESGYADDDPIFSNHAKICKLPRIKRDMLMIENQLPLLLLKTLLAFETGSPQDDESINDLIMKFFDSNWSTSEMGQRCHVLDVVRQSMLQKSIREEKSTPLVQESNHQQSWCPLIFYQSIRPVTWMKQSICQKILNLCRLVPRSKRGKQKVIWPTSQLHEAGIRFERSKTQCIDGIKFDKGFLCFPSTLILPEIEVDDATESKFLNLLAFEQLHAGAGTEVSSYVSFMDDIIDTDSDVILLQNKKIIMNFLGTEKAIADLFRGLAYDVPIDPDSSLGLVQRDVNNYCIINPRLRFNQSLAELWKTYFRSPWTCISLLAAIFLLFVTATQTLFAVLDYYHH; from the exons ATGTTAGTTTCACAAATTTCTTCACCGGGGGATTGGGTCACCAACGTTGATTTGGAGCTCCAAGGGAGTCTTCCGAAACCAATTTGGAATAAGCAGTCGATTTACAAGATATCAGAAGGCTTTGGCAATCCTGAACGCAAAGAGGCCTACAAGCCTAAGTTGGTGTCCTTTGGGCCCTACCATTATGGTGAATCCCAACTGAAACCGGTGGAAGATCATAAGCATAGAGTGCTCATTCACTTCCTTGGAAGAGCAAACAAAAGCGCCTGTGATTGTGTGGCTGCTGTGGAGGGAGTGGTGCAACAACTGATGGACTCCTATGATCAGCTAGCAGAGGAATGGAGAGATAGAAGGAGATTTTTGCAGCTGATGATCCGTGATGGGTGTTTCATGATGGAGATCTTGAGAAATGTGGGAAAGAGCGAAAGTGGCTATGCAGATGATGATCCCATCTTCAGCAACCATGCAAAGATCTGTAAGTTGCCTCGCATAAAAAGAGACATGTTGATGATTGAAAATCAGCTTCCTCTTCTGCTGCTGAAGACGTTACTAGCTTTTGAAACCGGATCTCCCCAG GATGATGAATCCATAAACGATCTGATAATGAAATTCTTTGACTCGAACTGGTCAACCTCTGAGATGGGCCAACGCTGCCACGTGTTGGACGTGGTTAGGCAGAGCATGCTTCAAAAGAGCATTCGTGAGGAAAAATCAACGCCGTTGGTTCAAGAGAGTAATCATCAGCAGAGCTGGTGTCCACTAATATTTTATCAAAGCATACGTCCAGTCACATGGATGAAACAGAGCATCTGTCAAAAAATACTCAACCTATGCAGATTAGTTCCCCGAAGCAAGCGTGGCAAGCAAAAGGtgatatggcccacatcacagCTTCATGAGGCTGGAATCCGGTTCGAAAGGAGCAAAACCCAATGCATCGATGGCATCAAGTTCGATAAAGGCTTCCTATGTTTTCCCAGCACTCTCATACTCCCAGAGATCGAAGTCGATGATGCCACCGAATCTAAGTTTCTCAATCTATTAGCCTTTGAGCAACTTCATGCAGGTGCTGGCACTGAAGTGAGTTCGTATGTATCGTTCATGGATGATATTATCGATACCGATAGCGATGTAATCCTCCTCCAAAATAAAAAGATTATAATGAATTTTCTGGGGACTGAGAAGGCCATTGCAGACCTCTTCAGAGGGCTGGCTTACGATGTGCCCATCGATCCAGATAGCAGTCTTGGGTTGGTGCAGAGGGATGTGAATAATTACTGCATCATTAACCCTCGTCTCCGTTTTAACCAGTCGTTGGCTGAGCTCTGGAAGACCTACTTCAGAAGCCCATGGACTTGCATTTCTCTCCTTGCTGCAATTTTCCTTCTATTCGTCACTGCCACACAGACGCTGTTCGCAGTCCTTGATTACTATCATCACTAA